One window of the Pseudofrankia sp. DC12 genome contains the following:
- a CDS encoding cobalamin B12-binding domain-containing protein, translating into MTDAETFAATPAETPAEALPVTAPPVRVLVAKPGLDGHDRGAKIVSRALRDAGFEVIFTGIRQKVDDIVAVAVQEDVALVGLSILSGAHMALTTRVIEGLKTASADDIAVVVGGTIPLTDVPKLRELGAVAVFPTGTPLVDVVSGVRAVTGA; encoded by the coding sequence ATGACCGACGCCGAGACATTCGCGGCGACCCCCGCCGAGACCCCGGCCGAGGCTCTCCCGGTCACGGCTCCGCCCGTCCGGGTGCTCGTCGCCAAGCCCGGCCTCGACGGCCACGACCGAGGCGCCAAGATCGTGTCTCGCGCGCTGCGGGACGCCGGCTTCGAGGTGATCTTCACCGGCATCCGGCAGAAGGTCGACGACATCGTCGCCGTGGCCGTCCAGGAAGACGTCGCGCTGGTCGGCCTGTCGATCCTGTCCGGCGCGCACATGGCGCTGACGACCCGGGTCATCGAGGGCCTGAAGACCGCCTCCGCCGACGACATCGCGGTCGTCGTCGGCGGCACGATCCCGCTGACGGACGTCCCGAAGCTGCGCGAGCTCGGCGCCGTGGCGGTCTTCCCGACAGGCACCCCGCTCGTCGACGTCGTCTCCGGCGTCCGCGCGGTCACCGGCGCGTGA
- a CDS encoding FadD3 family acyl-CoA ligase has protein sequence MVLSAAARFGDAEALVDGDLRLTYVQFVERVRTAAGAFAELGVEAGDRVALWAPNSAEWAIAAFGLLTAGGVLVPVNTRYKAAEAADIIVRSGAKAVLTRPGFLGIDYEIPAGVTGVDLKSDFLMSGSPFERKVDGGDIADIIFTSGTTGRPKGVMMNHRQTLRLYTEWTYQAQLHEGDRYLMINPYFHTFGLKAGLIASLIKGAAMFPLAVFDVAGVAEIVEREKITMLPGAPTVYQSLLEAAGSGQIAGRDLSSLRCAVTGSADIPVELIRRMKQELPFQHIMTGYGLTEAGTATASRPGDSFEDIATTVGAPCDGIEVAIAGDSEVLIRGYSVMQGYFGNPAATAETIDAGGWLHTGDLGSMDDRGYVKIIGRKKDMFIVGGFNAYPAEIEGYLLEHPAIAQAAVIGVPDARLGEVCKAFVVKRSGAEVTAGEIIAWSRERMAGFKAPRIVEFLDALPLNATGKVVKDQLR, from the coding sequence ATGGTGCTCAGCGCCGCGGCGCGGTTCGGCGACGCGGAGGCGCTTGTCGACGGCGACCTCCGCCTCACCTACGTCCAGTTCGTCGAACGGGTCCGCACAGCCGCCGGCGCGTTCGCCGAGCTGGGGGTCGAGGCGGGCGACCGGGTGGCCCTCTGGGCGCCGAACTCGGCCGAATGGGCGATCGCCGCGTTCGGCCTGCTGACGGCGGGCGGCGTGCTGGTCCCGGTCAACACCCGGTACAAGGCGGCCGAGGCCGCGGACATCATCGTGCGCAGCGGCGCGAAGGCGGTGCTGACCCGGCCCGGCTTCCTCGGCATCGACTACGAGATCCCGGCCGGAGTCACCGGCGTCGACCTCAAGTCGGACTTCCTCATGTCCGGCTCGCCGTTCGAGCGCAAGGTGGACGGCGGCGACATCGCCGACATCATCTTCACCTCCGGCACGACCGGGCGCCCCAAGGGCGTGATGATGAACCACCGCCAGACGCTGCGGCTCTACACCGAGTGGACGTACCAGGCCCAGCTCCACGAGGGCGACCGGTACCTGATGATCAACCCGTACTTCCACACCTTCGGCCTCAAGGCGGGGCTGATCGCGTCCCTGATCAAGGGTGCGGCGATGTTCCCGCTGGCCGTGTTCGACGTGGCAGGAGTCGCGGAGATCGTGGAGCGCGAGAAGATCACGATGTTGCCCGGCGCGCCGACCGTCTACCAGTCGCTGCTGGAGGCGGCCGGCTCGGGCCAGATCGCCGGCCGGGACCTGTCGTCGTTGCGCTGCGCCGTCACCGGCTCGGCGGACATCCCGGTGGAGCTGATCCGCCGGATGAAGCAGGAGCTGCCGTTCCAGCACATCATGACCGGCTACGGCCTCACCGAAGCGGGCACGGCGACGGCCTCGCGGCCCGGCGACTCGTTCGAGGACATCGCCACCACGGTCGGCGCGCCCTGTGACGGCATCGAGGTGGCGATCGCGGGTGACAGCGAGGTGCTGATCCGCGGCTACAGCGTCATGCAGGGCTACTTCGGGAACCCGGCGGCCACTGCCGAGACGATCGACGCCGGCGGCTGGCTGCACACCGGCGACCTCGGCTCGATGGACGACCGCGGCTACGTGAAGATCATCGGCCGCAAGAAGGACATGTTCATCGTCGGCGGGTTCAACGCCTATCCGGCCGAGATCGAGGGCTACCTGCTGGAGCACCCGGCCATCGCCCAGGCGGCCGTCATCGGCGTGCCGGACGCGCGGCTGGGCGAGGTGTGCAAGGCCTTCGTCGTGAAGCGGTCCGGCGCCGAGGTGACGGCCGGCGAGATCATCGCCTGGTCCAGGGAACGGATGGCCGGCTTCAAGGCGCCCCGCATCGTCGAGTTCCTGGACGCGCTCCCGCTGAACGCCACCGGCAAGGTCGTGAAGGACCAGCTGCGATGA
- a CDS encoding amidohydrolase family protein yields the protein MSMSSVSSRSPYPVFDADNHLYETKDAFTKYLPKEFEGAIRYVEVEGRTKIAIRGQISEYIPNPTFDVVARPGAQEDYFRVGNPEGKSYREIVGRPMRAVPAFREPAARLELMDEQGLDRTLMFPTLASLLEERMRDDPQLTHAVVHALNEWMYETWQFNYADRIYSTPVITLPIVEKAIEELEWVVARGARVILVRPAPVPGLAGSRSFGLPEFDPFWAKAVEHGVLVCMHSSDSGYARYQSDWDSNKREYLPFKPDVFKMVSQWRPIEDSVAAMVCHGALSRFPELKIAVIENGASWVAPLMKSLKDAYKKYPQGFLEHPVDIMRRNVNISPFWEESYSGLGELLGIDRILFGSDYPHPEGLGDPVTYISELGDLSEDDKVKVMGGNLAKLIDG from the coding sequence ATGTCCATGAGCTCCGTGAGTTCGCGTTCGCCGTACCCGGTCTTCGACGCGGACAACCACCTGTACGAGACCAAGGACGCCTTCACGAAGTACCTGCCGAAGGAGTTCGAGGGCGCGATCCGCTACGTCGAGGTCGAGGGCCGTACCAAGATCGCCATTCGCGGCCAGATCAGCGAGTACATCCCGAACCCGACGTTCGACGTCGTGGCGAGGCCGGGCGCCCAGGAGGACTACTTCCGGGTCGGCAACCCGGAGGGCAAGTCCTACCGCGAGATCGTCGGCAGGCCGATGCGCGCGGTCCCGGCGTTCCGCGAGCCCGCCGCGCGGCTGGAGCTGATGGACGAGCAGGGCCTCGACCGGACGCTGATGTTCCCGACGCTCGCGAGCCTGCTCGAGGAGCGGATGCGCGACGACCCGCAGCTGACGCACGCCGTCGTCCACGCGCTCAACGAGTGGATGTACGAGACCTGGCAGTTCAACTACGCCGACCGGATCTACTCCACCCCGGTGATCACGCTGCCGATCGTCGAGAAGGCGATCGAGGAGCTGGAGTGGGTCGTCGCCCGCGGCGCCCGCGTCATCCTGGTCCGCCCCGCGCCGGTCCCCGGCCTCGCCGGCTCGCGCTCGTTCGGCCTGCCGGAGTTCGACCCGTTCTGGGCGAAGGCCGTCGAGCACGGCGTGCTGGTCTGCATGCACTCCTCGGACAGCGGCTACGCCCGCTACCAGAGCGACTGGGACTCGAACAAGCGCGAGTACCTGCCGTTCAAGCCGGACGTGTTCAAGATGGTCAGCCAGTGGCGCCCGATCGAGGACTCGGTCGCGGCGATGGTCTGCCACGGCGCGCTGTCCCGGTTCCCCGAACTGAAGATCGCCGTCATCGAGAACGGCGCCTCCTGGGTCGCGCCGCTGATGAAGTCGCTCAAGGACGCCTACAAGAAGTACCCGCAGGGCTTCCTGGAGCACCCGGTCGACATCATGCGCCGCAACGTCAACATCTCCCCCTTCTGGGAGGAGAGCTACTCCGGCCTCGGCGAGCTGCTCGGCATTGACCGCATCCTGTTCGGGTCGGACTACCCGCACCCGGAGGGCCTCGGCGACCCGGTCACCTACATCTCGGAGCTGGGCGACCTCAGCGAGGACGACAAGGTCAAGGTCATGGGCGGCAACCTCGCCAAGCTGATCGACGGCTGA
- a CDS encoding CoA transferase, with product MSRGPLAGLRILEAGHILAGPYASMMLSDLGAEVTKVEPPTGDMSRQVSDAYFASLNRGKRSVCLDLTRPAGQEKLHELVADAHALIVNQKPSAIRKLGLTYEALKQYNEKIVCVAVTGYGLYGSDDPAFDYVIQAATGVAAMTGEPDGPPTLPGYSAADNSAGLTAALGLLAQIIAGRGGQVDVSLRDVMLSQLNYKASAYLNEGTQPVRHPFGAHPFYVPAQLFPTADGFVAMFLTHDRYWRTFVTEAAVPETEIAAFPTMADRSANRDKVVEAVTRALAADTARGWEARLRPLGIPIAAVRTLPEALAEAPDRVIETAGYRLVANPIRIDGHQPSYGPPPRLGEQGTF from the coding sequence ATGAGCCGCGGGCCGCTGGCCGGCCTGAGGATCCTCGAGGCCGGGCACATCCTGGCCGGTCCGTATGCCTCGATGATGCTGTCGGACCTCGGCGCGGAGGTCACCAAGGTCGAGCCGCCGACCGGTGACATGTCCCGGCAGGTCAGCGACGCCTACTTCGCCAGCCTCAACCGTGGCAAGCGCAGCGTCTGCCTCGACCTGACCAGGCCGGCGGGGCAGGAGAAGCTGCACGAGCTGGTCGCGGACGCTCACGCGCTGATCGTCAACCAGAAGCCGTCGGCGATCCGCAAGCTCGGGCTCACCTACGAGGCGCTGAAGCAGTACAACGAGAAGATCGTCTGTGTCGCCGTCACGGGCTACGGCCTCTACGGCAGCGACGACCCGGCGTTCGACTACGTGATCCAGGCGGCCACCGGCGTCGCGGCGATGACCGGCGAGCCGGACGGGCCGCCGACCCTGCCGGGCTACTCGGCGGCGGACAACTCAGCGGGCCTCACAGCCGCGCTCGGCCTGCTCGCCCAGATCATCGCCGGCCGGGGTGGCCAGGTCGACGTGTCGCTGCGCGACGTGATGCTCTCGCAGCTGAACTACAAGGCGTCCGCCTACCTGAACGAGGGCACCCAACCCGTCCGCCACCCGTTCGGCGCGCACCCGTTCTACGTGCCGGCCCAGCTGTTCCCCACCGCCGACGGCTTCGTCGCGATGTTCCTGACCCACGACCGCTACTGGCGGACGTTCGTCACCGAGGCTGCCGTCCCTGAGACGGAGATCGCCGCCTTCCCGACCATGGCCGACCGGTCGGCGAACCGCGACAAGGTCGTGGAAGCCGTCACCAGGGCACTGGCGGCCGACACGGCGCGCGGCTGGGAGGCCCGGCTGCGCCCCCTGGGCATCCCGATCGCAGCGGTCCGCACCCTGCCCGAGGCGCTCGCCGAGGCCCCGGACCGCGTCATCGAGACCGCCGGCTACCGCCTCGTCGCCAACCCCATCCGCATCGACGGCCACCAGCCCAGCTACGGGCCCCCACCCCGCCTCGGCGAGCAGGGCACCTTCTAG
- a CDS encoding ATP-binding protein, which translates to MDLAEIVARLRAAGGEFEDVEVKRATGGLPQSVAETMSAFANSRGGLLILGLDERAGFVPAQLGDHLALRDELAGVARGKLTPPLAPVIEIVPFEGVTLVVAEVDPLPPAQRPCYVTARGLYNGAFIRVGDGDQRLTPYEIDRLRESSGQPRWDEEPVPQATAQDLDPRAVGRLIEVATNSSPRAFAGLTETDALARLGVLVSHEGSLVPSLAGLLSVGVHPQQYFPQLMVSLAVYPGEVGGQPGPGGVRFLDSAAVSGTIPTMVIDVIQAAQRSLRRASRVVGGGRDDYWEIGPEVIREAVVNALMHRDYSPQARGTQIQVELFPDRLTVTSPGGLFGNVRLETLGESGTSSSRNARLAALLQEAGEPLTGRPVAENRGSGIGMMISQVRHDTGLVPIFSANLNYFRVTIPRTSPVTPALRAWAMTLGRGTELSPEQVTALALAKSGYDIDAALLRRLGLNASDARRQLVQLRDLGLLLPRKAREDGSFRLSPGLDGAVDESAPMAPASANLAERILAALGDAGSATREELQKATGGSRSGVTKALDALLASGQVDSTAPPRSPNRRYRRPQA; encoded by the coding sequence GTGGACCTTGCGGAGATCGTGGCGAGGCTACGGGCGGCGGGCGGAGAGTTCGAGGACGTCGAAGTCAAGCGGGCGACCGGCGGTCTCCCGCAGAGCGTGGCCGAGACCATGTCCGCGTTCGCGAACTCCAGAGGCGGGCTCCTAATCCTCGGGCTGGATGAGCGAGCGGGGTTCGTCCCCGCCCAACTCGGCGACCATCTCGCGCTACGCGACGAACTCGCCGGAGTCGCCCGTGGCAAACTCACGCCACCACTCGCGCCGGTCATCGAGATCGTGCCGTTCGAGGGGGTGACCCTGGTGGTGGCCGAGGTCGACCCCCTGCCACCGGCACAGCGTCCCTGTTACGTCACTGCCCGAGGGCTCTACAATGGCGCATTCATCCGCGTCGGCGACGGCGACCAGCGACTGACACCCTACGAGATCGACCGGCTGCGGGAGAGTTCTGGGCAGCCCCGCTGGGACGAGGAGCCGGTACCGCAGGCGACCGCACAGGATCTGGATCCGCGGGCCGTCGGGCGCCTCATTGAGGTTGCCACCAATAGCTCGCCGCGGGCGTTCGCCGGACTCACCGAGACCGATGCGCTGGCCCGTCTTGGCGTTCTCGTGTCGCATGAAGGTTCCCTCGTCCCATCCCTGGCGGGTCTGCTCAGCGTCGGCGTCCACCCCCAGCAGTACTTCCCCCAGTTGATGGTCTCGCTGGCCGTATATCCCGGGGAGGTCGGCGGGCAGCCGGGACCTGGCGGCGTCCGCTTCCTGGACAGCGCCGCGGTCAGCGGAACGATCCCCACGATGGTGATCGACGTGATCCAGGCCGCGCAGCGCAGCCTTCGACGGGCCAGTCGCGTTGTAGGCGGCGGGCGCGACGACTACTGGGAGATCGGGCCGGAGGTGATCCGCGAGGCGGTCGTCAACGCGCTCATGCACCGCGACTACAGCCCACAGGCCCGGGGCACTCAGATCCAGGTCGAGCTCTTCCCCGACCGGCTTACCGTCACAAGCCCAGGGGGGCTGTTCGGCAACGTCCGATTGGAGACTCTCGGAGAAAGCGGAACCTCGTCGTCCAGGAATGCTCGGCTTGCGGCTCTGCTCCAGGAAGCCGGTGAGCCGCTCACGGGTCGGCCGGTGGCCGAGAACCGCGGCTCCGGCATCGGCATGATGATCAGCCAGGTGCGCCACGATACGGGCCTGGTACCTATATTCAGCGCCAACCTGAACTACTTCCGGGTGACGATCCCTCGGACATCGCCCGTTACGCCGGCGCTCCGCGCATGGGCCATGACACTGGGCCGCGGTACGGAACTGTCTCCGGAACAGGTCACGGCTCTCGCCCTCGCGAAGTCTGGCTACGACATCGACGCCGCGCTGCTTCGCAGGCTGGGCCTGAATGCGTCCGACGCACGCCGCCAACTCGTTCAGTTGCGGGACCTCGGCCTGCTGCTCCCACGCAAGGCCCGCGAGGACGGCTCGTTCCGACTGTCGCCGGGCCTCGACGGGGCAGTCGATGAATCCGCGCCGATGGCGCCAGCGAGCGCAAACCTCGCCGAACGGATCCTCGCAGCCCTCGGGGACGCCGGCTCCGCGACCCGCGAGGAACTGCAGAAGGCGACCGGTGGCAGTCGCAGCGGTGTGACGAAGGCTTTGGACGCGCTCCTTGCCAGTGGGCAGGTCGATTCCACCGCCCCTCCGCGCAGCCCCAACAGGCGATATCGGCGCCCGCAAGCATGA
- a CDS encoding TIGR03564 family F420-dependent LLM class oxidoreductase produces the protein MARFGVMIGPEHGDSARKPARMLDEVRWAESAGMETAWIPQIPTDFDALITVALMGTVTERIELGTAVVPLQAQHPIALARLAMSVHAASNGRLALGVGPSHHWIVKDMLGLPYEKPAAFTRDYLEVLNAAFAGTGSADVENATFTVHNPLGLTPVKPLPVLVAALGPVMLRIAGEQADGTVLWLADERAIGDHIAPKITKAAGSAGRPAPRIVAGIPICLCRPADVEKAKARARRVLDEAEVSPNYQRLLDAGDAKDVSDIAAVGDEEMIAARLRRFIDAGVTDVSARLLPIGDNRDELVASKRRTREVYAQIAADLRK, from the coding sequence ATGGCGCGGTTCGGTGTGATGATCGGCCCCGAGCACGGCGACTCCGCGCGCAAGCCCGCGCGGATGCTCGACGAGGTCCGCTGGGCGGAGAGCGCGGGTATGGAAACCGCGTGGATTCCTCAGATCCCGACCGACTTCGATGCGTTGATCACGGTCGCGCTGATGGGGACGGTGACCGAGCGGATCGAGCTGGGCACAGCGGTCGTGCCGCTGCAGGCACAGCACCCGATCGCGCTGGCCCGCTTGGCGATGTCGGTGCACGCCGCGTCGAACGGCCGGCTCGCGCTCGGTGTCGGCCCATCGCATCACTGGATCGTCAAGGACATGCTCGGCCTGCCCTACGAGAAGCCGGCGGCCTTCACCCGCGACTACCTTGAGGTGCTCAACGCGGCCTTCGCGGGGACCGGCAGCGCTGACGTCGAGAACGCCACCTTCACGGTGCACAACCCGCTCGGCCTCACCCCGGTCAAGCCGCTGCCGGTGCTGGTGGCCGCGCTCGGCCCGGTGATGCTGCGGATCGCGGGCGAGCAGGCCGACGGCACCGTGCTGTGGCTCGCCGACGAGCGCGCCATCGGGGACCACATCGCACCGAAGATCACCAAGGCGGCCGGAAGCGCCGGCAGGCCGGCGCCGCGGATCGTCGCGGGCATCCCGATCTGCCTGTGCCGGCCAGCCGACGTCGAGAAGGCCAAGGCCCGCGCGCGCCGCGTCCTCGACGAGGCAGAGGTGTCCCCGAACTACCAGCGACTGCTCGACGCCGGCGACGCCAAGGACGTCAGCGACATCGCGGCCGTGGGTGACGAGGAGATGATCGCCGCACGCCTCCGGCGGTTCATCGACGCCGGCGTCACCGACGTCTCCGCCCGGCTGCTGCCGATCGGCGACAACCGCGACGAGCTGGTCGCCTCGAAGCGCCGCACCCGCGAGGTCTACGCCCAGATCGCCGCGGACCTGCGTAAATGA
- a CDS encoding methylmalonyl-CoA mutase family protein produces MTDEITTSSGIPIRPVYGPADRTAEPPDPGTYPFTRGNFAKGYRGRLWTFRQYSGFGTPEESNERYRYLLGQGGTGLSVALDLPTQCGYDSDDPEFTEEAGRVGVAIDTLADAEILFADIPLDKISTSFTINGTAAILLAFYVAAAEKAGVPRAKLTGTIQNDILKEYASRGTWIWPAEPSLRLIADTIEFCAAEVPRFNAISVAGAHFRDAGATAVQEMAFTLADGVTYVDTVLARGRMTIEQFAPQVSFFFYTHGDFFEEIAKYRAGRRRWATLVRERWGATSDKAAMFRFGCVSGGASLFAPQAQNNIVRVAYESLASVLGGVQSMFTAAWDEPFALPSEDAATMALRTQQILAYETGVTRTADPLGGSYFVEALTDETEARIKAIMDDLERRGGMVHAIEEGYLQRMIADESYRLQQEIEDGTRPVVGVNRFVSEEPAPDLATYELDADGRDRQLKRLAQVKADRDGAAVKEKLAALTTAAEGDANLMPHLIDCAGAYCTVGEMVAALKSVWGEFQQPVVF; encoded by the coding sequence ATGACCGACGAGATCACGACCAGCTCCGGGATTCCGATCCGGCCGGTCTACGGGCCGGCGGACCGGACGGCCGAGCCGCCGGACCCGGGCACGTACCCGTTCACCCGGGGCAACTTCGCCAAGGGCTACCGCGGCCGGCTGTGGACGTTTCGCCAGTACTCCGGCTTCGGCACGCCGGAGGAGTCCAACGAGCGCTACCGCTACCTGCTGGGTCAGGGCGGCACCGGCCTGTCGGTCGCGCTCGACCTGCCGACGCAGTGCGGCTACGACTCCGACGACCCGGAGTTCACCGAGGAGGCCGGCCGGGTCGGCGTCGCGATCGACACGCTGGCCGACGCGGAGATCCTGTTCGCGGACATCCCGCTCGACAAGATCTCGACCAGCTTCACCATCAACGGCACGGCCGCGATCCTGCTCGCGTTCTACGTCGCAGCGGCCGAGAAGGCCGGCGTGCCGCGCGCCAAGCTCACCGGCACGATCCAGAACGACATCCTCAAGGAGTACGCCTCCCGCGGGACCTGGATCTGGCCGGCGGAGCCGTCACTGCGCCTGATCGCCGACACGATCGAGTTCTGCGCCGCCGAGGTGCCCCGGTTCAACGCCATCTCGGTCGCCGGGGCGCACTTCCGCGACGCGGGCGCGACCGCCGTCCAGGAGATGGCGTTCACCCTCGCCGACGGTGTCACCTACGTCGACACGGTGCTCGCCCGGGGCCGGATGACGATCGAGCAGTTCGCCCCGCAGGTGTCCTTCTTCTTCTATACGCACGGCGACTTCTTCGAGGAGATCGCCAAGTACCGGGCCGGCCGGCGCCGGTGGGCGACGCTGGTGCGGGAGCGGTGGGGCGCGACCAGCGACAAGGCGGCCATGTTCCGCTTCGGCTGTGTGTCGGGCGGGGCGTCGCTGTTCGCGCCGCAGGCGCAGAACAACATCGTCCGGGTCGCCTACGAGTCGCTGGCCTCGGTGCTCGGCGGCGTGCAGTCGATGTTCACCGCGGCCTGGGACGAGCCGTTCGCGCTGCCGAGCGAGGACGCCGCGACGATGGCGCTGCGCACCCAGCAGATCCTCGCCTACGAGACCGGCGTGACCCGGACCGCTGACCCACTCGGTGGCTCCTACTTCGTCGAGGCGCTCACCGACGAGACCGAGGCCCGGATCAAGGCGATCATGGACGACCTCGAGCGGCGCGGCGGCATGGTCCACGCCATCGAGGAGGGCTACCTGCAGCGCATGATCGCCGACGAGTCCTACCGGCTGCAGCAGGAGATCGAGGACGGCACCCGCCCGGTCGTCGGCGTGAACCGGTTCGTCTCCGAGGAGCCGGCCCCCGACCTCGCCACCTACGAGCTCGACGCCGACGGCCGCGACCGCCAGCTCAAGCGGCTCGCCCAGGTCAAGGCGGACCGGGACGGCGCCGCCGTGAAGGAGAAGCTCGCGGCCCTCACGACGGCCGCGGAGGGAGACGCCAACCTGATGCCCCACCTGATCGACTGCGCCGGCGCCTACTGCACGGTCGGCGAGATGGTCGCCGCCCTGAAGTCGGTCTGGGGCGAATTCCAGCAGCCGGTGGTGTTCTGA
- a CDS encoding enoyl-CoA hydratase/isomerase family protein: MIDLEIEAGLAVVTINRPEARNAISRDTMDELEKVLDAVDSAGANALAITGAGERAFISGGDLKELAAIRTFEGAVGMALRMRGLCDRIADFPGPTIAAVNGHALGGGAEVAVAADIRIAAEGVQIGFTQVTLAIMPAWGGSERLAAMVGKGRALLLAGGGLVVDATEAARLGLVDQVLPRAEFDAGWRAIARSLARQPAVEIKRIMSGATTAQEAAEAFGRLWAADEHWAEADKVFSRMKNK, encoded by the coding sequence GTGATCGATCTCGAAATCGAGGCGGGCCTCGCGGTCGTCACGATCAACCGTCCCGAGGCACGCAACGCCATCTCGCGGGACACCATGGACGAGCTGGAGAAGGTGCTCGACGCCGTCGACTCCGCCGGCGCGAACGCCCTGGCGATCACCGGAGCCGGCGAGCGGGCCTTCATCTCGGGCGGCGACCTCAAGGAGCTGGCCGCGATCCGCACCTTCGAGGGCGCGGTCGGCATGGCGCTGCGGATGCGCGGCCTGTGCGACCGGATCGCGGACTTCCCCGGCCCGACGATCGCGGCGGTCAACGGCCACGCCCTGGGCGGCGGCGCCGAGGTCGCGGTGGCCGCCGACATCCGGATCGCCGCCGAGGGCGTCCAGATCGGCTTCACCCAGGTGACGCTCGCGATCATGCCGGCCTGGGGCGGCTCGGAACGGCTCGCCGCGATGGTCGGCAAGGGCAGGGCGCTCCTGCTCGCCGGCGGCGGCCTGGTTGTCGACGCCACCGAGGCTGCCCGCCTGGGGCTCGTCGACCAGGTGCTCCCCCGGGCGGAGTTCGACGCCGGGTGGCGCGCGATCGCGCGGTCGCTGGCGCGCCAGCCGGCCGTCGAGATCAAGCGGATCATGTCGGGCGCGACCACCGCCCAGGAGGCCGCCGAGGCGTTCGGGCGCCTCTGGGCCGCGGACGAGCACTGGGCCGAGGCCGACAAGGTCTTCAGCCGCATGAAGAACAAGTAA
- a CDS encoding aldehyde dehydrogenase family protein, whose protein sequence is MKGLLIDGQLVEAPRTTVSYNPTTGEVLGEAPDATVEQAKAAVAAARRAFDTTDWSTNVEFRIRCLRQFHGGLVKHREELRELTIAEVGHPRQMTYGPALDVPIDIVKYYTDLLEGFAFTEELPEVESYGIKNRRWVEKEPAGVVSAIIPYNYPTQIALAKVAPALAAGCTVILKGAPQTPLITLALGEIIANETDIPAGVVNVITSPSVEVAEVLTSDPGVDMITFTGSTPVGRRIMEVASKTVKKVFLELGGKSALIAVDDADADFLALVATMAICSHAGQGCAVTSRLLVPSSRKDEFVEKVKAAIGNVVVGDPKLAETYVGPLISAEQREKVDAMVQRAVAAGATLVAGGQSIDGPGYFYAPTVLADVDPNSEIAQDEVFGPVLTVIEYADDDEAVAIANNSIFGLSGSVFGADDDRAIAIARRIRTGTVSVNGGIWFAPDSPFGGYKQSGIGREMGVAGLEEFFERKTLAVPAR, encoded by the coding sequence TTGAAGGGCTTACTGATCGACGGGCAGCTGGTCGAGGCGCCCCGGACCACCGTGTCGTACAACCCCACGACCGGCGAGGTGCTCGGGGAGGCTCCCGACGCCACGGTCGAGCAGGCGAAGGCCGCCGTCGCGGCGGCCCGGCGCGCGTTCGACACCACGGACTGGTCCACGAACGTCGAGTTCCGGATCCGGTGTCTCCGGCAGTTCCACGGCGGCCTGGTCAAGCACCGCGAGGAGCTGCGCGAGCTGACGATCGCCGAGGTCGGCCACCCGCGCCAGATGACGTACGGCCCGGCGCTGGACGTCCCGATCGACATCGTCAAGTACTACACGGACCTGCTGGAGGGCTTCGCGTTCACCGAGGAGCTCCCGGAGGTCGAGTCCTACGGGATCAAGAACCGGCGCTGGGTGGAGAAGGAGCCCGCGGGCGTCGTCTCCGCGATCATTCCCTACAACTACCCGACCCAGATCGCGCTCGCGAAGGTCGCTCCCGCGCTCGCGGCAGGCTGCACCGTGATCCTCAAGGGCGCCCCGCAGACCCCGCTGATCACCCTCGCGCTCGGCGAGATCATCGCCAACGAGACCGACATCCCGGCCGGCGTGGTCAACGTGATCACCTCGCCGTCGGTCGAGGTCGCCGAGGTGCTCACCAGCGACCCCGGCGTCGACATGATCACCTTCACCGGCTCGACGCCGGTCGGCCGGCGGATCATGGAAGTGGCCTCGAAGACCGTCAAGAAGGTCTTCCTGGAGCTCGGCGGCAAGTCCGCGCTCATCGCCGTCGACGATGCGGACGCCGACTTCCTGGCCCTCGTCGCGACGATGGCGATCTGCTCGCACGCGGGGCAGGGCTGCGCCGTGACCTCGCGCCTGCTGGTCCCCAGCTCGCGCAAGGACGAGTTCGTCGAGAAGGTCAAGGCCGCGATCGGGAACGTCGTCGTCGGCGACCCGAAGCTGGCCGAGACCTACGTCGGCCCGCTGATCAGCGCCGAGCAGCGGGAGAAGGTCGACGCCATGGTCCAGCGGGCCGTCGCGGCAGGCGCCACGCTCGTCGCCGGCGGCCAGAGCATCGATGGCCCCGGCTACTTCTACGCCCCGACGGTGCTGGCCGACGTCGACCCGAACAGCGAGATCGCTCAGGACGAGGTGTTCGGTCCCGTCCTCACCGTCATCGAGTACGCGGACGACGACGAGGCTGTCGCGATCGCCAACAACTCGATCTTCGGTCTGTCCGGCTCGGTCTTCGGCGCCGACGACGACCGGGCGATCGCGATCGCCCGGCGAATCCGGACCGGCACCGTGAGCGTCAACGGCGGTATCTGGTTCGCTCCCGACTCGCCGTTCGGCGGGTACAAGCAGTCCGGTATCGGCCGCGAGATGGGCGTCGCCGGGCTGGAGGAGTTCTTCGAGCGCAAGACCTTGGCGGTGCCGGCCAGGTAG